A genomic region of Candidatus Dormiibacterota bacterium contains the following coding sequences:
- a CDS encoding ABC transporter substrate-binding protein, giving the protein MIRACLVFLAATLCVLSVAGCSKSGSQGAVANDRLTIALPINPTQLNPILEQNAVESGVDGLMFDELVTLDSHGHDVPDLATVVPTLRNGGISKNGQAELRTHEVDLAWEISGTSYNDLRDAPGVVRQLANSPNYTAIYFNVQRAPLNDVLVRRAIAMATDRAAIVRDDTYGTGTVAIADLSPFSWAYDPSLKPIPYDLAAARALLDRAGWRVGANGLRAKDGRKLALQLAYGQGSQLAQNVAVQMQQMLRAVGIDVQLKSYDYQILYAAAQDGGILNGGKFDMTLYSWVSGSDPDNSSDWLCGQIPPAGNNVTRYCSPEMDRDQATALSTFTRSKRKAAYAKIERLLLRDVPAVFLYYQPLRYAHIAGLRHFSPNGISESWNAAEWRR; this is encoded by the coding sequence GTGATAAGAGCCTGCCTGGTATTTCTCGCAGCTACGCTGTGCGTGCTTTCGGTTGCGGGATGCAGCAAGAGCGGTTCGCAGGGTGCCGTGGCGAACGATCGGTTGACGATCGCGCTCCCGATCAATCCGACGCAACTCAACCCGATCCTCGAGCAAAATGCGGTCGAAAGCGGGGTCGACGGGTTGATGTTCGACGAACTCGTCACGCTCGATTCGCACGGGCACGACGTTCCCGATCTGGCTACGGTCGTTCCAACCCTTCGCAACGGCGGGATCAGCAAGAACGGCCAGGCCGAGTTACGCACGCACGAAGTTGACCTGGCTTGGGAGATCAGCGGAACCTCGTACAACGACCTGCGCGATGCGCCCGGCGTGGTGCGGCAGCTCGCGAACTCACCCAACTACACGGCGATCTATTTCAACGTCCAGCGCGCTCCGCTCAACGACGTCCTCGTGCGGCGCGCCATAGCGATGGCGACCGATCGCGCCGCGATCGTTCGCGACGACACCTACGGCACGGGGACGGTCGCGATTGCCGATCTCAGCCCGTTTTCGTGGGCATACGATCCATCGCTCAAACCGATTCCCTACGATCTTGCAGCCGCCCGAGCCTTGCTCGATCGAGCCGGCTGGCGCGTCGGCGCAAACGGTCTGCGCGCGAAAGACGGACGCAAGCTCGCCCTGCAACTCGCCTACGGTCAGGGAAGCCAACTCGCTCAAAACGTGGCGGTGCAGATGCAGCAGATGTTACGCGCGGTAGGCATCGACGTGCAGCTCAAGAGTTACGACTACCAGATTCTCTATGCGGCGGCGCAGGACGGCGGCATCCTCAACGGCGGAAAATTCGATATGACGCTGTATTCATGGGTTAGCGGGTCCGATCCCGATAACTCCTCTGACTGGCTCTGCGGCCAGATTCCCCCGGCGGGAAATAACGTGACGCGTTACTGTTCCCCGGAGATGGATCGCGATCAAGCGACGGCTCTTTCCACTTTTACGAGGTCGAAGCGGAAGGCCGCGTACGCCAAAATCGAGCGTTTGCTCCTGCGCGACGTACCTGCGGTCTTTCTCTACTATCAGCCGCTGCGCTACGCCCACATTGCCGGCCTGCGACATTTCTCGCCGAACGGCATCAGCGAAAGCTGGAATGCCGCGGAATGGCGGCGATAG